A genomic segment from Glycine max cultivar Williams 82 chromosome 1, Glycine_max_v4.0, whole genome shotgun sequence encodes:
- the LOC100807633 gene encoding probable steroid-binding protein 3, whose amino-acid sequence MSLKAFLLPRHGCQLCGESEKQRVTGKVKWFDDQKGGGHVYDVSIEKSFYSLGGPYAMFAGKDASRALAKMSKNDDDISPSLDDLSDKEIDILNDWENKFQAKYPVVARVLN is encoded by the exons ATGTCTCTCaaggcattttt GCTACCCCGCCATGGTTGCCAGCTGTGTGGTGAGAGTGAGAAGCAGAGGGTAACGGGAAAGGTGAAGTGGTTCGATGACCAGAAGGGAGGGGGCCACGTCTACGATGTCAGCATCGAAAAATCCTTTTACAGCCTCGGCGGCCCCTACGCCATGTTCGCCGGCAAAGACGCTAGCAGAGCCCTGGCGAAGATGAGCAAGAATGACGACGACATCTCCCCCTCCCTCGATGACCTCTCTGACAAGGAGATCGACATTCTCAACGACTGGGAGAACAAATTCCAAGCTAAGTACCCTGTGGTTGCTCGTGTTCTCAATTAA